From one Candidatus Methylomirabilota bacterium genomic stretch:
- a CDS encoding rhodanese-like domain-containing protein, translated as MEIEHRTEALNPEDEVVGYCHVGQRSAAVAKYLAQLGFKNAKNLLGGLDYWAQSEDPAMTRYLDIDGRVDPAGRRDGCCCTSAAQLAADRGT; from the coding sequence GTGGAGATCGAGCACCGGACCGAGGCGCTGAACCCCGAGGATGAGGTCGTGGGGTACTGCCACGTGGGCCAGCGTAGCGCGGCCGTCGCCAAGTACCTGGCTCAGCTCGGCTTCAAGAACGCGAAGAACCTGCTGGGCGGCCTGGACTACTGGGCGCAGAGCGAGGATCCCGCCATGACGAGATATTTAGATATTGATGGCCGCGTTGATCCGGCGGGGCGACGGGACGGCTGCTGCTGTACGAGTGCCGCTCAACTGGCCGCCGATCGAGGCACGTGA
- a CDS encoding RNA-binding protein, with translation MFTRLFVGNLAFQATEEDVRELFQHAGTLGSVRIVTDQFTGRSRGFGFVEMATREEAVEAIKMLNGRLFRDRHLVVDEARPQPQRSRGGDRAPDRGAEPRG, from the coding sequence ATGTTCACGAGACTCTTCGTCGGGAATCTCGCGTTCCAAGCTACGGAGGAAGACGTGCGGGAGCTCTTCCAGCATGCCGGAACCCTGGGGTCGGTGCGCATCGTCACCGATCAGTTCACGGGACGGTCGCGTGGGTTCGGGTTCGTGGAGATGGCCACGCGGGAAGAAGCCGTGGAGGCCATCAAGATGTTGAACGGGCGCCTCTTCCGCGACCGCCATCTGGTCGTGGACGAAGCGCGGCCTCAGCCTCAGCGGAGCCGTGGTGGAGATCGAGCACCGGACCGAGGCGCTGAACCCCGAGGATGA